The following coding sequences are from one Pseudonocardia sp. HH130630-07 window:
- the aceE gene encoding pyruvate dehydrogenase (acetyl-transferring), homodimeric type, with translation MTAQSSRAGSDSGEPRRVNVIRGGLASHLPDIDPEETAEWLESFDAVLDNAGQQRARYLMLTMLQRAREKHVGVPSLTTTDYVNTIPTDQEPWFPGDEDVERTYRRWLRWNAAMTVHRAQRPGIGVGGHISSYASSATLYEVGFNHFFRGKDHPGGGDQIYIQGHASPGIYARAFLEGRLSEDRLDGFRQELSHAGPGGGLPSYPHPRLMPDFWEFPTVSMGIGPMNAIMQARFNRYLGDRGFSDTRDQHVWAFLGDGEMDEPESRGMIHVAANEGLDNLTFVVNCNLQRLDGPVRGNGKIIQELEAFFRGAGWNVIKVVWGREWDSLLHGDRDGALINLMNSTPDGDYQTYKANDGAYVRDHFFGRDPRTKSLVEPMSDAEIWNLKRGGHDYRKVHAAYAAATAHHGQPTVILAKTIKGYGLGTHFAGRNATHQMKKLTLDDLKQFRDEQRIPISDKQLEADPYLPPYYHPGENDEAIRYLRDRRRQLGGALPSRRTTSKALVLPGDKVYDVAKKGSGKQEVATTMAFVRLLRELIKDKEIGGRFVPIIPDEARTFGMDSMFPSQKIYNPNGQNYTSVDADLMLAYKESEQGQILHEGINEAGSVGSFTAAGTSYATHDEPMIPVYVFYSMFGFQRTGDSIWAASDQMARGFLVGATAGRTTLTGEGLQHNDGHSLLLAATNPAIVAYDPAFSYEIAHIMQDGLRRMVGEDAENVIYYLTVYNEPYVHPKEPEGVDTDGILRGLHRIEQAPEGNGPVVRLLSSGVSVPWALQARQMLADEWDVRAEVWSVTSWGELRRDGVDAEHTNLLKPGETPVVPYVTTKLGEGEHADAPVVAVSDWMRAVPDQIRQWSPAPFLSLGTDGFGLSDTRPAVRRHFAVDAESIVVGALTALAGQGQVKSETAAEAAAGYKIDDPRAAGPQIGDGGAA, from the coding sequence TTGACCGCGCAGAGCAGCAGGGCCGGTAGCGACAGCGGGGAGCCGCGTCGTGTCAACGTCATCCGGGGCGGGCTGGCCTCCCACCTGCCGGACATCGACCCGGAGGAGACCGCCGAGTGGCTGGAGTCCTTCGACGCGGTCCTCGACAACGCCGGCCAGCAGCGCGCCCGCTACCTGATGCTGACGATGCTGCAGCGCGCCCGTGAGAAGCACGTCGGTGTGCCGTCGCTCACCACCACCGACTACGTCAACACGATCCCGACCGACCAGGAGCCCTGGTTCCCGGGTGACGAGGACGTCGAGCGGACCTACCGGCGCTGGCTGCGCTGGAACGCGGCGATGACCGTGCACCGCGCGCAGCGGCCGGGCATCGGTGTCGGCGGGCACATCTCGTCCTACGCCTCGTCGGCGACGCTCTACGAGGTCGGGTTCAACCACTTCTTCCGTGGCAAGGACCACCCGGGTGGTGGTGACCAGATCTACATCCAGGGGCACGCCTCCCCCGGCATCTACGCCCGCGCGTTCCTCGAGGGCCGGCTGTCGGAGGACCGTCTCGACGGCTTCCGCCAGGAACTGAGCCACGCCGGTCCGGGCGGCGGGCTGCCGTCCTACCCGCACCCGCGCCTCATGCCGGACTTCTGGGAGTTCCCCACGGTCTCGATGGGCATCGGCCCGATGAACGCGATCATGCAGGCCCGGTTCAACCGGTACCTGGGCGACCGCGGCTTCTCCGACACCCGTGACCAGCACGTCTGGGCGTTCCTCGGCGACGGCGAGATGGACGAGCCGGAGTCCCGCGGCATGATCCACGTCGCGGCGAACGAGGGCCTCGACAACCTCACGTTCGTCGTGAACTGCAACCTGCAGCGGCTCGACGGGCCGGTCCGCGGCAACGGCAAGATCATCCAGGAGCTGGAGGCGTTCTTCCGGGGCGCCGGCTGGAACGTGATCAAGGTCGTGTGGGGCCGCGAGTGGGACTCGCTGCTGCACGGCGACCGCGACGGCGCCCTGATCAACCTGATGAACAGCACGCCGGACGGCGACTACCAGACCTACAAGGCCAACGACGGCGCGTACGTCCGCGACCACTTCTTCGGCCGCGACCCGCGGACCAAGTCCCTCGTCGAGCCGATGAGCGACGCCGAGATCTGGAACCTCAAGCGCGGCGGCCACGACTACCGCAAGGTGCACGCCGCCTACGCCGCGGCGACCGCGCACCACGGCCAGCCGACCGTCATCCTGGCCAAGACCATCAAGGGCTACGGCCTGGGCACGCACTTCGCGGGCCGCAACGCCACCCACCAGATGAAGAAGCTGACGCTCGACGACCTCAAGCAGTTCCGCGACGAGCAGCGCATCCCGATCAGCGACAAGCAGCTCGAGGCCGACCCGTACCTGCCGCCGTACTACCACCCCGGCGAGAACGACGAGGCGATCCGCTACCTGCGGGACCGCCGCCGTCAGCTCGGCGGGGCGCTGCCGTCGCGCCGGACCACGAGCAAGGCGCTGGTGCTGCCCGGCGACAAGGTCTACGACGTCGCCAAGAAGGGCTCGGGCAAGCAGGAGGTCGCCACGACGATGGCGTTCGTCCGGCTGCTCCGCGAGCTGATCAAGGACAAGGAGATCGGCGGCCGGTTCGTGCCGATCATCCCGGACGAGGCCCGGACCTTCGGCATGGACTCGATGTTCCCGAGCCAGAAGATCTACAACCCGAACGGGCAGAACTACACCTCGGTCGACGCCGACCTGATGCTCGCCTACAAGGAGTCCGAGCAGGGCCAGATCCTGCACGAGGGCATCAACGAGGCCGGGTCGGTCGGGTCGTTCACCGCGGCGGGCACGTCGTACGCCACGCACGACGAGCCGATGATCCCGGTCTACGTCTTCTACTCGATGTTCGGCTTCCAGCGGACCGGCGACTCGATCTGGGCCGCCTCGGACCAGATGGCCCGCGGCTTCCTGGTCGGCGCCACCGCCGGGCGCACCACGCTGACCGGCGAGGGGCTGCAGCACAACGACGGCCACTCGCTGCTGCTGGCCGCGACCAACCCGGCGATCGTCGCCTACGACCCGGCGTTCTCCTACGAGATCGCGCACATCATGCAGGACGGCCTGCGCCGGATGGTCGGTGAGGACGCCGAGAACGTCATCTACTACCTGACCGTCTACAACGAGCCCTACGTCCACCCGAAGGAGCCCGAGGGCGTCGACACCGACGGCATCCTGCGCGGCCTGCACCGCATCGAGCAGGCTCCGGAGGGCAACGGTCCGGTCGTGCGGCTGCTGTCGTCGGGTGTCTCGGTGCCGTGGGCGCTGCAGGCCCGGCAGATGCTGGCCGACGAGTGGGACGTCCGGGCCGAGGTCTGGTCGGTCACCTCGTGGGGCGAGCTGCGCCGCGACGGCGTCGACGCCGAGCACACGAACCTGCTCAAGCCGGGTGAGACTCCGGTCGTCCCGTACGTGACGACGAAGCTGGGCGAGGGCGAGCACGCCGACGCGCCGGTCGTCGCCGTCTCGGACTGGATGCGGGCCGTGCCGGACCAGATCCGCCAGTGGTCCCCGGCGCCGTTCCTGTCGCTGGGCACCGACGGGTTCGGGCTGTCCGACACCCGCCCGGCGGTGCGGCGGCACTTCGCCGTCGACGCCGAGTCCATCGTGGTCGGCGCGCTGACCGCGCTGGCCGGGCAGGGCCAGGTCAAGAGCGAGACCGCGGCCGAGGCCGCGGCCGGCTACAAGATCGACGACCCGCGGGCCGCAGGTCCGCAGATCGGCGACGGCGGAGCCGCCTGA
- a CDS encoding TetR/AcrR family transcriptional regulator, with amino-acid sequence MSATEDRRRRRAERTRREIVEAGAVLFERHGLMRTTVEQIAEHADVSPATVYSVAGGKAGVFSTLVEEWHVGAETVDVDGLLARCTDPAEVVAGLGAACVSVPAYHRTSHIIFSAAPHDELADSALDGATGWFRPVVRRFADRVVELSTGSAGDPAAVADVLWFFFGYGAWENLRRDHGDWTLEQRRDWLVSHAMAALRL; translated from the coding sequence ATGTCCGCGACCGAAGACCGCCGCCGACGCCGGGCCGAGCGCACCCGCCGTGAGATCGTCGAGGCCGGTGCCGTGCTGTTCGAGCGCCACGGGCTCATGCGGACGACGGTCGAGCAGATCGCCGAGCACGCCGATGTCTCACCGGCCACCGTGTACTCCGTCGCTGGGGGCAAGGCGGGCGTGTTCAGCACGCTGGTCGAGGAGTGGCACGTCGGCGCGGAGACGGTCGACGTCGACGGGCTCCTGGCCCGGTGCACGGACCCCGCCGAGGTCGTCGCCGGACTCGGGGCCGCCTGCGTCTCGGTGCCCGCCTACCACCGGACGTCGCACATCATCTTCAGCGCCGCCCCGCACGACGAGCTCGCAGACTCCGCACTCGACGGGGCGACCGGCTGGTTCCGGCCGGTCGTGCGCCGTTTCGCCGACCGCGTCGTCGAGCTGTCCACCGGCTCTGCCGGCGATCCGGCCGCCGTCGCCGACGTCCTGTGGTTCTTCTTCGGTTACGGCGCGTGGGAGAATCTGCGCCGCGACCACGGCGACTGGACGCTCGAGCAGCGCCGGGACTGGCTGGTGTCGCACGCGATGGCCGCGCTGCGTCTGTGA
- a CDS encoding IS5 family transposase — MPRTAVLTDVQWARLAPLLPSSEGRRGRPFRDDRRVIEGIIYRYRCGLPWRDVPAEFGPWQTLWKRHRRYSGDGTWDHILAALLIEADAAEVLGWAVSVDSTIIRAHQHAATLKRDTGGRIELHESARRTSRSRAGTVPRRAVDEDPPAR, encoded by the coding sequence GTGCCGCGTACCGCTGTCCTGACTGATGTCCAGTGGGCCCGTCTGGCGCCGCTGTTGCCCTCCTCCGAGGGTCGTCGCGGGCGCCCGTTCCGCGATGACCGCCGGGTGATCGAGGGGATCATCTACCGGTATCGGTGCGGGCTTCCCTGGCGCGACGTCCCAGCCGAGTTCGGGCCGTGGCAGACGTTGTGGAAGCGGCACCGCCGCTACAGCGGCGACGGCACCTGGGACCACATCCTGGCTGCTCTTCTGATCGAGGCCGACGCCGCCGAGGTGCTCGGGTGGGCGGTCAGCGTGGACTCCACGATCATCCGTGCCCACCAGCACGCCGCGACCCTCAAGCGCGACACAGGGGGCCGGATCGAACTACACGAATCTGCTCGCCGAACCAGCAGATCACGCGCTGGGACGGTCCCGCGGAGGGCTGTCGACGAAGATCCACCAGCTCGTTGA
- a CDS encoding peroxiredoxin: MTVGATAPTFALPDQNRSEVTLESVLGSGRSALLVFYPFAFSGLCGGELTAVQESIDGFQNSSTQVLAISCDPTYSLGAWAEASGYTFPLLSDFWPHGEVASAYGVLEPAKGMAVRGTFLVRPDGIVSFAEVNSPGEPRDQDGWRRAIDAL, encoded by the coding sequence GTGACCGTCGGTGCCACGGCCCCGACCTTCGCCCTGCCCGACCAGAACCGGTCCGAGGTCACCCTGGAGTCCGTACTCGGGTCGGGGCGCAGCGCCCTGCTCGTGTTCTACCCGTTCGCGTTCTCCGGGCTCTGCGGTGGCGAGCTCACCGCGGTCCAGGAGTCGATCGACGGGTTCCAGAACTCCTCGACCCAGGTCCTGGCGATCTCGTGCGATCCGACGTACTCGTTGGGTGCCTGGGCCGAGGCCTCGGGGTACACGTTCCCGTTGCTGTCGGACTTCTGGCCGCACGGTGAGGTGGCGTCGGCGTACGGGGTCCTCGAGCCGGCGAAGGGGATGGCCGTGCGCGGCACGTTCCTGGTCCGGCCGGACGGGATCGTGTCGTTCGCCGAGGTGAACAGCCCCGGGGAGCCGCGGGACCAGGACGGATGGCGCCGGGCGATCGACGCTCTGTGA
- a CDS encoding dihydrofolate reductase family protein → MGQLIYLTPASLDGFLGDGDHEWSVPYAEDVMSAVTQSLAGVGTYLYGRRTYETMAVWETDPAIAGQSPGAAAFAATWRAADKIVFSSRLTQVQTRRTRVERRLTAEQVNASRAASRGDLTVGGATLAAEALRLDLVDVVELLWCPVLLGGGLPVLPAGVRRNLTLRRERRFDSGVVQATYDVVRG, encoded by the coding sequence ATGGGACAGCTGATCTACCTGACACCCGCATCGCTGGACGGGTTCCTCGGCGACGGTGACCACGAATGGTCGGTGCCCTACGCCGAGGACGTCATGTCGGCCGTGACCCAGAGCCTGGCGGGGGTCGGCACGTACCTCTACGGGCGCCGGACGTACGAGACCATGGCGGTCTGGGAGACCGACCCGGCGATCGCCGGGCAGTCCCCCGGGGCGGCAGCGTTCGCCGCGACGTGGCGGGCGGCGGACAAGATCGTCTTCTCCTCGAGGCTGACGCAGGTGCAGACGCGCCGCACCCGGGTGGAACGGCGGCTCACCGCGGAGCAGGTGAACGCGAGCAGGGCGGCGAGCCGCGGGGATCTCACCGTCGGGGGAGCGACGCTGGCCGCCGAAGCGCTGCGGCTGGATCTCGTGGACGTGGTGGAACTGTTGTGGTGCCCGGTGCTGCTGGGCGGTGGTCTCCCGGTGCTGCCGGCGGGCGTGCGCCGGAACCTGACACTGCGGCGCGAGCGGCGGTTCGACAGCGGTGTGGTCCAGGCGACCTACGACGTGGTCCGCGGATGA
- a CDS encoding NmrA family NAD(P)-binding protein, which yields MTTVLVTTATGQIGSALVPMLAERGTTVRAMTRRTPAPGVVDARAEVAVADLDDTGSLRAALDGVDALFLNTPSSQHAAEQQIRAADLAAAAAVRRVVLLSQLAADEDSPVRFLRWHARVERHLGTLPLEVVVLRPNLFLQGLLAIAPAIREHGTLGAPIGDARISMVDTRDIAAVAATVLLDDGHAGAVHTLTGPAAVTHTQAARAIAAATGTPVEFRDLSEARFAAVLDGVLPAWQIDGLLEDYAHYRRGEAAAVDPAVPEILGRPALDLAAFARHHRRAFGG from the coding sequence ATGACCACCGTGCTGGTGACGACAGCGACCGGACAGATCGGTTCGGCACTGGTTCCGATGCTCGCCGAGCGAGGAACCACGGTCCGGGCCATGACCCGCAGGACGCCCGCCCCCGGTGTCGTCGACGCCCGGGCCGAGGTCGCCGTCGCCGACCTCGACGACACCGGGAGCCTCCGTGCGGCACTCGACGGCGTCGACGCGCTGTTCCTCAACACCCCGTCCTCGCAGCACGCCGCCGAGCAGCAGATACGGGCCGCCGACCTGGCCGCGGCCGCCGCCGTGCGTCGCGTGGTGCTGCTCTCCCAGCTCGCCGCCGACGAGGACTCGCCGGTGCGCTTCCTCCGCTGGCACGCCCGGGTCGAACGACACCTCGGCACCCTCCCGCTCGAGGTCGTCGTGCTCCGCCCCAACCTGTTCCTGCAGGGGCTGCTGGCCATCGCGCCCGCGATCCGGGAGCACGGCACGCTCGGCGCCCCCATCGGAGACGCCCGCATCAGCATGGTCGACACCCGCGACATCGCAGCGGTCGCCGCGACCGTGCTGCTCGACGACGGTCACGCCGGCGCCGTCCACACGCTCACCGGACCCGCCGCGGTCACCCACACCCAGGCGGCCCGGGCCATCGCCGCGGCCACGGGCACCCCCGTCGAGTTCCGCGACCTGTCCGAGGCCCGGTTCGCCGCGGTCCTGGACGGCGTCCTGCCGGCGTGGCAGATCGACGGACTGCTCGAGGACTACGCCCACTACCGCCGCGGCGAGGCGGCAGCGGTGGACCCCGCTGTTCCCGAGATCCTCGGCCGGCCGGCCCTGGACCTCGCCGCGTTCGCCCGTCACCACCGCCGGGCCTTCGGCGGCTGA
- a CDS encoding DUF1345 domain-containing protein, giving the protein MERAVARSAEDGAGTRPPRLISDTARYVVATVVTVVLAAAYGAVVAAVEPGSVGSLRFIVSLYFGAWSVYSLFYAALTWAVLHRADGYQLVGWLTEDRQGRRRRRRTEWLAGSGGPYGAVSFCAAAIGAVAAASIVPQLRGDPLVIVLAVLVVASSWLLILVVYTVHYARENTQRGGLAFHGVDDDGPPRLADYLYLAIQVGTAYNGADVVATSRAMRRTVTGHAVVAFVYNTVLIALLVSLLVTVTT; this is encoded by the coding sequence ATGGAACGTGCCGTCGCCCGCTCGGCGGAGGACGGAGCGGGCACACGTCCCCCGCGGCTGATCTCCGACACCGCCCGCTACGTCGTCGCGACCGTGGTCACCGTGGTGCTGGCAGCGGCCTACGGGGCCGTCGTCGCGGCGGTGGAACCGGGCAGCGTCGGGTCGCTGCGGTTCATCGTCTCGCTCTACTTCGGCGCCTGGAGCGTCTACTCGCTGTTCTACGCCGCCCTCACCTGGGCCGTCCTGCACCGCGCGGACGGATACCAGCTGGTGGGGTGGCTGACCGAGGACCGGCAGGGGCGCCGGCGTCGGCGGCGCACCGAGTGGCTCGCCGGCAGCGGTGGTCCCTACGGGGCCGTGTCCTTCTGCGCCGCAGCGATCGGGGCGGTGGCCGCCGCCTCGATCGTGCCGCAGCTGCGCGGGGACCCGCTCGTCATCGTGCTCGCGGTCCTGGTCGTGGCGTCGTCGTGGCTGCTGATCCTCGTCGTCTACACGGTGCACTACGCCCGGGAGAACACCCAGCGCGGCGGACTGGCGTTCCACGGCGTCGACGACGACGGCCCGCCGCGACTGGCCGACTACCTCTATCTCGCGATCCAGGTCGGTACCGCCTACAACGGCGCCGACGTGGTCGCGACCAGCCGTGCCATGCGCCGCACCGTCACCGGCCACGCGGTCGTCGCCTTCGTCTACAACACCGTCCTCATCGCACTACTCGTCTCGCTGCTCGTCACCGTCACCACCTGA
- a CDS encoding transposase has product MLAEPADHALGRSRGGLSTKIHQLVDGHGRPLVVLLGPGQGGDSPMFPHLMARLSIARPGPGRPRTRPERVRADKAYSSRAIRRHLRERRIIAVIPEPSDQQGHRKRRGSRGGRPPAFDPVDYRNRNVVERGFCHVKQ; this is encoded by the coding sequence CTGCTCGCCGAACCAGCAGATCACGCGCTGGGACGGTCCCGCGGAGGGCTGTCGACGAAGATCCACCAGCTCGTTGACGGGCACGGCCGCCCGCTGGTGGTCCTCCTCGGCCCCGGCCAGGGCGGCGACTCGCCAATGTTTCCGCACCTGATGGCGCGCCTGAGCATCGCCCGACCGGGCCCGGGACGACCCCGGACCCGGCCCGAACGCGTGCGCGCGGACAAGGCCTACTCCTCACGCGCGATCCGCCGGCACCTGCGCGAGCGCCGGATCATCGCTGTCATTCCGGAGCCCTCTGACCAGCAGGGACACCGCAAACGACGGGGCTCACGCGGCGGCCGACCGCCCGCATTCGATCCGGTCGACTACCGAAACCGCAACGTCGTCGAGCGCGGGTTCTGCCACGTCAAGCAGTGA
- a CDS encoding DUF1772 domain-containing protein — MTTTSEPLRPTAPAVLPLRAATVAVGLMAGLFFAWDVSVMPGLANLDDGVFLAVLAECIRAIENAAFYGVVVAALVLTAVAAATHRGRARRLIVVALVLYLAALVVTGVVHMPLNQAVLDAVAAGPGADPAAVRATVEQPWRTFNIVRTVLCGLALACLASTSYRPVHAR; from the coding sequence ATGACCACCACCTCGGAGCCGCTGCGGCCGACGGCGCCGGCCGTGCTCCCGCTCCGTGCCGCCACGGTCGCCGTCGGGCTGATGGCCGGCTTGTTCTTCGCGTGGGACGTGTCCGTCATGCCGGGGCTGGCGAACCTCGACGACGGGGTGTTCCTCGCGGTGCTGGCGGAGTGCATCCGCGCCATCGAGAACGCCGCGTTCTACGGCGTGGTCGTCGCCGCGCTGGTCCTCACCGCGGTGGCCGCGGCGACCCACCGCGGTCGTGCACGACGGCTGATCGTCGTGGCGCTGGTGCTGTACCTGGCCGCGCTGGTCGTCACCGGAGTCGTGCACATGCCCCTCAACCAGGCGGTGCTCGACGCGGTCGCGGCCGGGCCGGGCGCCGATCCCGCGGCTGTCCGTGCCACGGTGGAGCAGCCGTGGCGGACGTTCAACATCGTGCGGACGGTGCTGTGCGGCCTGGCGCTGGCCTGCCTCGCCAGCACGTCGTACCGACCTGTCCACGCGCGGTAG
- a CDS encoding CPBP family intramembrane glutamic endopeptidase, producing the protein MKMPNTTDDAPAGTTGTSYVDQAGRGEHRWWRYLLGLVVVLVLYFVVGTAASLALTYAFTGGFDISALGPVAGFVVTMAGFPFFLAGIVLAVTRVHRRPLRTLVTGRARIEWRRVGQGFAIWLALWCLVAAGQFALAPGSFSVGDDLAALALFAPLALVLTAIQTTTEKLFFRGYVVQAASRVWGNRVFLALVSAVAFTSVHLGNPEAGSGGWLTVFTGYFLGTGLIWVVVSLIDGTTELAIGAHFANNTAGFLLLGTAGTVVSTPALFTIARFDPVLSALSSVIIAALFLVIVLRFLKRDRTPARSADTSAQ; encoded by the coding sequence ATGAAGATGCCGAACACGACCGACGATGCCCCGGCCGGTACGACCGGGACGAGCTACGTCGACCAGGCCGGGCGCGGTGAGCACCGGTGGTGGCGCTACCTGCTGGGGCTCGTGGTCGTCCTCGTCCTGTACTTCGTCGTCGGGACCGCGGCCAGCCTGGCGCTCACCTACGCGTTCACCGGTGGGTTCGACATCTCCGCGCTCGGCCCGGTTGCCGGCTTCGTGGTCACCATGGCGGGCTTCCCGTTCTTCCTCGCCGGCATCGTCCTGGCCGTCACCCGGGTCCACCGCCGTCCCCTCCGGACGCTGGTCACGGGCCGGGCGAGGATCGAATGGCGTCGCGTCGGCCAGGGTTTCGCGATCTGGCTCGCGCTGTGGTGCCTGGTCGCCGCCGGTCAGTTCGCGCTGGCTCCCGGCTCGTTCTCCGTCGGTGACGACCTGGCGGCACTCGCGCTGTTCGCGCCGCTCGCCCTCGTCCTGACCGCGATCCAGACCACCACCGAGAAACTGTTCTTCCGGGGTTACGTCGTGCAGGCCGCGAGCCGGGTGTGGGGGAACCGGGTGTTCCTCGCGCTGGTCTCCGCGGTGGCCTTCACGTCGGTCCATCTGGGGAACCCGGAAGCCGGCTCGGGCGGCTGGCTGACGGTGTTCACCGGCTACTTCCTCGGCACCGGGCTGATCTGGGTCGTCGTCTCCCTGATCGACGGCACCACCGAGCTCGCCATCGGCGCGCACTTCGCCAACAACACCGCGGGCTTCCTGCTCCTCGGCACGGCGGGAACCGTGGTCAGCACGCCCGCACTGTTCACGATCGCCCGGTTCGACCCGGTCCTGAGCGCACTCTCGTCGGTGATCATCGCGGCGCTGTTCCTGGTGATCGTGCTGCGGTTCCTCAAGCGGGACCGCACGCCGGCACGGTCCGCCGACACGTCGGCGCAGTGA
- a CDS encoding cold-shock protein, translating into MAEGTVKWFNGEKGYGFLAPDGGGADVFVHYSAIQTSGYKSLDEGQRVAFDIEQGQKGPQASGVTPL; encoded by the coding sequence ATGGCAGAGGGCACCGTCAAGTGGTTCAACGGCGAGAAGGGCTACGGCTTCCTCGCTCCCGACGGTGGTGGTGCGGACGTGTTCGTGCACTACTCGGCGATCCAGACGAGCGGCTACAAGTCGCTCGACGAGGGCCAGCGCGTGGCGTTCGACATCGAGCAGGGTCAGAAGGGCCCGCAGGCCAGCGGCGTCACCCCGCTGTAG
- a CDS encoding DUF3052 domain-containing protein: MVTAADAGASDIAGKLGVESGMIVQELGYDTDVDDQVRQAVEDTIGEELLDEDAQEVIDVVLLWFRDGDGDLVDTLVDARTPLADDGVVWVLTPKTGRDGHLQPSEIAEAAPTAGLSQTSNATIGDDWVGSKLVPPKQGKGKR; the protein is encoded by the coding sequence GTGGTGACCGCGGCTGATGCCGGTGCGTCCGACATCGCGGGGAAGCTCGGCGTCGAGTCGGGCATGATCGTCCAGGAGCTGGGATACGACACCGACGTCGACGACCAGGTCAGACAGGCCGTCGAGGACACGATCGGTGAGGAACTGCTGGACGAGGACGCCCAGGAGGTCATCGACGTCGTCCTCCTGTGGTTCCGCGATGGCGACGGAGACCTGGTCGACACCCTGGTCGACGCCCGTACCCCACTCGCCGACGACGGCGTGGTCTGGGTACTGACCCCGAAGACCGGCAGGGACGGGCACCTCCAGCCGTCCGAGATCGCGGAGGCGGCACCGACCGCCGGCCTGTCACAGACGTCGAACGCGACGATCGGTGACGACTGGGTCGGGTCGAAGCTCGTCCCGCCGAAGCAGGGAAAGGGCAAGCGCTGA